In one Arthrobacter jinronghuae genomic region, the following are encoded:
- the dapC gene encoding succinyldiaminopimelate transaminase: protein MSAAASRAFGLDLPEYPWDAMAPYQRRAAEHPDGAVNLSIGTPVDPTPAVVRDALAAASDAPGYPTTHGTADLRAAVVDWFARRRNVSGLDPAAVLPTVGSKELVAWLPLLLGLGEGDVVVRPVVAYPTYDMGAVFAGATAVAADHLSDLDEQTRSRVRLVWVNSPGNPTGIVRSAESLRTLVEEARALGAVVASDECYAELGWGQWDPAEGGEPVPSILDPRISGGSTDSLLAVYSLSKQSNMAGYRAAFTAGDPALIANLVNSRKHAGMIVPAPVQAAMAAALRDDAHVAAQKDLYRSRRNLLVPALEAFGLKIEHSEAGLYLWASAGEDTWSTVARFAELGIVVGPGVFYGDAGAGYVRIALTGTDEGIRAAAERLHAGSQE from the coding sequence ATGAGCGCCGCGGCGTCCCGGGCCTTCGGGCTGGACCTGCCGGAGTACCCCTGGGACGCCATGGCGCCCTACCAGCGCCGGGCAGCAGAGCATCCTGATGGAGCGGTGAACCTGTCCATCGGCACCCCCGTGGATCCAACGCCCGCCGTCGTCCGCGACGCGCTGGCAGCTGCTTCGGATGCCCCGGGCTATCCCACAACGCACGGCACCGCGGACCTGCGTGCCGCCGTCGTCGACTGGTTTGCCAGACGCCGGAACGTGTCCGGGCTGGATCCGGCGGCCGTGCTGCCCACCGTGGGCTCGAAGGAACTCGTTGCCTGGCTGCCGCTGCTGCTCGGGCTGGGGGAGGGCGACGTCGTCGTCCGGCCCGTGGTGGCTTACCCCACCTACGACATGGGTGCGGTCTTCGCCGGCGCCACGGCGGTAGCCGCGGACCACCTCTCCGATCTGGACGAGCAGACGCGTTCGCGCGTACGGCTGGTCTGGGTGAACTCCCCGGGCAACCCCACCGGCATTGTGCGTTCAGCCGAGTCGCTGCGCACCCTCGTCGAAGAAGCCCGTGCCCTGGGCGCAGTGGTTGCCTCGGACGAATGCTATGCCGAACTCGGCTGGGGACAGTGGGATCCCGCTGAGGGCGGTGAACCCGTCCCCAGCATCCTGGATCCGCGGATCAGTGGCGGAAGCACCGACTCCCTGCTCGCGGTGTACTCCTTGAGCAAGCAGTCCAACATGGCCGGTTACCGCGCTGCATTCACGGCGGGAGATCCGGCATTGATCGCCAACCTGGTCAACAGCCGCAAGCACGCCGGAATGATCGTCCCCGCGCCCGTACAGGCCGCCATGGCCGCTGCGCTGCGCGACGACGCACACGTGGCGGCGCAGAAGGACCTCTACCGCTCCCGCCGCAACCTGCTCGTTCCGGCACTCGAGGCGTTCGGCCTGAAGATTGAGCACTCGGAAGCCGGGTTGTACCTGTGGGCGAGTGCGGGCGAGGACACCTGGTCCACCGTGGCCCGTTTCGCGGAGCTGGGAATAGTAGTGGGTCCCGGCGTTTTCTACGGCGACGCCGGTGCCGGCTACGTGCGGATTGCCCTCACCGGCACGGACGAGGGCATCCGTGCAGCCGCCGAGCGCCTGCACGCGGGTTCGCAGGAATAG
- the fdxA gene encoding ferredoxin: MTYVIAQPCVDVKDKACIEECPVDCIYEGERSLYIHPDECVDCGACEPVCPVEAIYYEDDTPEEWAEYYKANVEFFDVLGSPGGAAKVGNTHTDHPIIAALPPQNQA, from the coding sequence GTGACGTACGTAATTGCGCAGCCGTGCGTGGATGTAAAAGACAAGGCATGTATCGAAGAATGCCCCGTGGACTGCATCTATGAAGGCGAACGCTCCCTCTACATCCACCCGGACGAATGCGTCGACTGCGGGGCCTGTGAACCCGTCTGCCCGGTAGAGGCCATCTACTACGAAGACGACACTCCCGAGGAATGGGCCGAGTACTACAAGGCCAATGTCGAGTTCTTCGACGTCCTGGGCTCTCCCGGCGGCGCTGCCAAGGTAGGCAACACGCACACGGACCACCCGATCATCGCGGCCCTGCCGCCGCAGAACCAGGCATGA
- a CDS encoding putative acetyltransferase, with translation MTHEEPAALLRGLRPGVRVVVRYRIDGGFTDALGTLSDVGTDGCTVSTRRGEVLIAYPLVTAAKTVPPAPPRRAARTRPL, from the coding sequence ATGACGCACGAAGAACCTGCCGCCCTGCTGCGCGGCCTGCGGCCCGGAGTGCGCGTCGTCGTCCGCTACCGGATCGACGGCGGCTTCACGGACGCTCTGGGCACCCTCAGCGACGTCGGGACGGACGGGTGCACGGTCTCCACCCGGCGCGGCGAGGTCCTTATCGCCTATCCGCTGGTCACCGCGGCCAAAACCGTCCCGCCCGCTCCCCCGCGCCGCGCTGCGCGGACACGTCCGCTGTAA
- the typA gene encoding translational GTPase TypA, whose translation MSETNTAVNTAVRSDLRNVAIVAHVDHGKTTLVDAMLKQTNSFAAHGDVEDRVMDSGDLEREKGITILAKNTTVFYNGPAAKGETITINVIDTPGHADFGGEVERGLSMVDGVVLLVDASEGPLPQTRFVLRKALAAKLPVVLLVNKTDRPDARIDEVVSESMDLLLGLASDLADEVPDLDLDLILNVPVVYAAARVGAASLEQPADGSAPANDNLEPLFQTIIEHIPAPTYDPEGVLQAHVTNLDASPFLGRLALLRIFNGTLRKGQTVAWARHDGTMKTVKITELLATKALDRVPTESAGPGEIVAVAGIEDITIGETLTDVDNPKPLPLITVDDPAISMTIGINTSPLAGRVKGAKVTARQVKDRLDKELIGNVSLKVLPTERPDAWEVQGRGELALAILVEQMRREGFELTVGKPQVVTKIIDGKVNEPMEHMTIDVPEEYLGAVTQLMAVRKGRMVNMANHGTGWVRMEFIVPARGLIGFRTKFLTETHGAGISSSIAEGYEPWAGPIEYRTNGSLISDRSGVVTPFAMIKLQERGSFFVEPTSEVYEGMIVGENSRADDMDVNITKEKQLTNMRAASSDTFENLTPPRKLTLEESLEFAREDECVEVTPESIRIRKLVLNANDRAKANRARAKA comes from the coding sequence ATGTCAGAAACCAACACGGCTGTAAATACCGCAGTACGAAGCGATCTCCGCAACGTTGCGATTGTGGCCCACGTTGACCACGGTAAGACGACTCTCGTCGACGCCATGCTGAAGCAGACGAACTCGTTTGCCGCCCACGGTGACGTGGAAGACCGCGTGATGGACTCCGGTGACCTGGAGCGCGAAAAGGGCATCACCATCCTGGCCAAGAACACCACCGTGTTCTACAACGGTCCGGCCGCCAAGGGCGAAACCATCACCATCAACGTCATCGACACCCCCGGCCACGCCGACTTCGGCGGCGAGGTCGAGCGCGGCCTGTCCATGGTCGACGGCGTTGTGCTGCTGGTTGACGCTTCCGAAGGCCCGCTGCCCCAGACCCGCTTCGTGCTGCGCAAGGCTCTGGCCGCGAAGCTGCCGGTAGTCCTCCTGGTCAACAAGACCGACCGTCCCGATGCCCGGATCGACGAAGTCGTCAGCGAGTCCATGGACCTGCTGCTCGGCCTGGCCTCCGACCTGGCCGACGAAGTTCCGGACCTCGACCTTGACCTGATCCTAAACGTCCCCGTTGTCTACGCCGCCGCCCGCGTCGGTGCAGCCTCCCTGGAGCAGCCGGCTGACGGTTCAGCCCCCGCGAACGACAACCTGGAACCGCTGTTCCAGACGATCATCGAGCACATCCCGGCTCCGACGTACGACCCCGAAGGTGTCCTCCAGGCGCACGTCACCAACCTTGACGCTTCCCCGTTCCTGGGCCGCCTCGCCCTGCTGCGTATCTTCAACGGCACCCTGCGCAAGGGCCAGACCGTTGCCTGGGCACGTCACGACGGCACCATGAAGACCGTCAAGATCACCGAACTGCTGGCCACCAAGGCACTGGACCGCGTTCCGACTGAGTCCGCCGGACCGGGCGAGATCGTTGCTGTTGCCGGTATCGAGGACATCACCATTGGTGAAACCCTGACCGACGTCGACAACCCCAAGCCGCTGCCGCTGATCACCGTGGACGATCCCGCGATCTCCATGACCATCGGTATCAACACCTCGCCGCTGGCCGGCCGGGTCAAGGGTGCCAAGGTTACGGCCCGCCAGGTCAAGGACCGCCTCGACAAGGAACTGATCGGCAACGTGTCGCTGAAGGTCCTTCCGACCGAGCGTCCGGATGCCTGGGAAGTCCAGGGCCGCGGCGAGCTCGCCCTGGCCATCCTCGTGGAGCAGATGCGCCGCGAAGGCTTCGAGCTGACGGTCGGCAAGCCGCAGGTGGTCACCAAGATCATCGACGGCAAGGTCAACGAGCCGATGGAGCACATGACCATCGACGTACCCGAGGAATACCTGGGTGCCGTGACGCAGCTGATGGCTGTCCGCAAGGGCCGCATGGTCAACATGGCCAACCACGGCACCGGCTGGGTCCGCATGGAATTCATCGTTCCCGCCCGTGGCCTGATCGGCTTCCGCACCAAGTTCCTTACGGAAACCCACGGCGCCGGCATCTCCTCCTCCATCGCCGAGGGCTACGAGCCCTGGGCCGGTCCGATCGAGTACCGCACCAACGGTTCGCTGATCTCCGACCGCTCCGGCGTCGTCACCCCGTTCGCGATGATCAAGCTGCAGGAACGCGGCTCCTTCTTCGTGGAGCCCACCTCCGAGGTCTACGAGGGCATGATCGTCGGCGAGAACTCCCGCGCCGATGACATGGACGTGAACATCACCAAGGAAAAGCAGCTCACCAACATGCGTGCCGCTTCCTCGGACACCTTCGAGAACCTGACCCCGCCGCGGAAGCTCACGCTGGAAGAGTCGCTCGAATTCGCCCGTGAGGACGAATGCGTGGAGGTCACTCCGGAGTCCATCCGTATCCGGAAGCTGGTCCTGAACGCGAACGACCGTGCCAAGGCCAACCGCGCCCGCGCCAAGGCCTAG
- a CDS encoding ABC transporter ATP-binding protein encodes MTINTQNAAVKPLLEVRDLAITFATANGDVEAVRDAHLTIMPGETVAIVGESGSGKSTTALAAIGLLPGNGRVSAGQILFDGEDISNASAKRIQELRGNSIGMVPQDPMSNLNPVWKIGFQVKETLRANGLPHSAADIAKVLEQAGLPDAASRAKQYPHEFSGGMRQRALIAIGLSCRPRLLIADEPTSALDVTVQRQILDHLGTLTEELGTAVLLITHDLGLAAERAQKVVVMYKGRVVESGPALEILTNPRHPYTRKLVESAPSLASKRIDSAKSRGLESADLLTSEDDAKLKAADNVIEVKDLTKVFKLRSGLGKSTDFTAVDNVSFDIKRGTTTAVVGESGSGKSTVARMVLNLETPTSGSILFNGVDMTTLNSKRMFEFRRRVQPIFQDPYGSLDPMYNIFRTIEEPLRVHKIGTSKSREAKVRELLDQVALPSSVMRRFPNELSGGQRQRVAIARALALDPEVVICDEAVSALDVLVQAQILNLLADLQSELGLSYLFITHDLAVVRQIADFVCVMEKGKLVETGTTDEVFDAPQQAYTQALLAAIPGSRLELPPEVA; translated from the coding sequence ATGACCATCAATACACAAAACGCGGCTGTGAAGCCCCTGTTGGAAGTCCGCGACCTGGCAATCACCTTTGCCACCGCAAACGGCGACGTGGAAGCAGTCCGTGACGCACACCTGACGATCATGCCCGGCGAAACCGTGGCTATCGTGGGCGAGTCCGGTTCCGGCAAGTCGACGACGGCGCTGGCGGCCATCGGCCTGCTTCCCGGCAACGGCCGGGTCAGCGCAGGCCAGATCCTCTTTGACGGCGAGGACATTTCCAATGCCAGCGCCAAGCGGATCCAGGAGCTGCGCGGCAACTCGATCGGCATGGTTCCGCAGGATCCGATGTCCAACCTGAACCCGGTGTGGAAGATCGGCTTCCAGGTCAAGGAAACCCTGCGCGCCAATGGGCTGCCCCACTCCGCGGCGGACATCGCTAAGGTCCTGGAGCAGGCCGGCCTGCCGGATGCGGCAAGCCGCGCCAAGCAGTACCCGCACGAGTTCTCCGGCGGCATGCGCCAGCGTGCACTGATTGCCATTGGCCTGTCCTGCCGGCCCCGACTACTCATCGCCGATGAGCCGACGTCGGCGCTGGACGTCACCGTCCAGCGGCAGATCCTGGACCACCTGGGCACCCTCACGGAGGAACTGGGCACCGCGGTGCTGCTGATCACTCACGACCTCGGCCTGGCCGCGGAACGTGCCCAGAAGGTCGTCGTCATGTACAAGGGACGCGTGGTGGAATCCGGGCCGGCCTTGGAAATCCTTACCAACCCCCGTCACCCCTACACGCGTAAGCTCGTGGAATCGGCACCCTCCCTGGCCTCCAAGCGCATCGACTCTGCGAAGAGCCGCGGCCTCGAGAGCGCAGACCTGCTGACCTCCGAAGACGATGCCAAGCTGAAGGCTGCGGATAACGTCATTGAGGTGAAGGACCTGACGAAGGTCTTCAAGCTCCGCAGCGGACTCGGCAAGTCGACGGATTTCACCGCCGTGGACAACGTCTCCTTCGACATCAAGCGCGGCACCACCACCGCCGTCGTGGGCGAGTCCGGCTCGGGCAAGTCCACTGTGGCCCGCATGGTGCTGAACCTGGAGACTCCCACCAGCGGCTCCATCCTGTTCAACGGGGTGGATATGACCACGCTGAACAGCAAGCGGATGTTCGAGTTCCGCCGCCGGGTGCAGCCGATTTTCCAGGATCCGTACGGTTCCCTGGACCCGATGTACAACATCTTCCGCACCATCGAAGAGCCGCTTCGGGTGCATAAGATCGGCACGTCCAAGAGCCGGGAGGCCAAGGTGCGCGAGCTCCTTGACCAGGTGGCCCTGCCGTCATCGGTGATGCGCCGCTTCCCGAACGAGCTCTCCGGCGGCCAGCGCCAGCGCGTCGCGATTGCGCGGGCCCTGGCGCTGGATCCCGAGGTGGTCATCTGCGACGAAGCGGTTTCGGCGCTGGACGTCCTGGTGCAGGCCCAGATCCTGAACCTGCTGGCGGACCTGCAGTCGGAGCTGGGACTGAGCTACCTGTTCATTACCCATGACCTGGCGGTGGTCCGGCAGATCGCGGACTTCGTCTGCGTGATGGAAAAGGGCAAGCTCGTGGAGACCGGCACCACGGACGAGGTGTTCGACGCCCCGCAGCAGGCCTACACGCAGGCACTGCTGGCGGCCATCCCGGGCTCACGCCTGGAACTGCCGCCCGAAGTCGCCTAG
- a CDS encoding ABC transporter permease: MHKDTTNIEHYVAPLEETPLAATDSVKDDVQPLSLWGEAWRNLRTQPLFIISALLILLILTVAAFPGLFTNASPDENCLLANSNGAPTAGHPLGFTFQGCDVYARVIYGTRASLMVGVLTTLAVVIIGGIAGALAGYYGGWLDAILARVGDIFFALPLILGAIIIMQLPTFRENRTVMTVVFTLLIFGWPQVARITRSAVISVRNADFVVASRSLGVSRFSALVKHVIPNSTAPVIVIATISLGTFIVAEATLSFLGIGLPPGIMSWGNDISAAQSSLRSNPSTLLWPAAALSITVLSFIMLGDAVRDALDPKARKR, translated from the coding sequence ATGCATAAAGACACCACAAACATCGAGCACTACGTCGCTCCGCTGGAGGAAACCCCTCTGGCGGCGACCGACAGCGTCAAGGACGACGTCCAGCCGCTGAGCCTCTGGGGGGAGGCCTGGCGCAACCTGCGTACCCAGCCGCTGTTCATCATTTCCGCCCTGCTTATCCTGCTGATCCTCACGGTCGCGGCTTTCCCGGGCCTATTCACGAATGCGTCACCGGATGAAAACTGCCTGTTGGCCAACTCCAACGGTGCACCCACGGCGGGGCACCCGCTGGGCTTCACCTTCCAGGGCTGCGACGTTTACGCCCGCGTCATTTACGGCACACGGGCGTCCCTGATGGTGGGAGTGCTGACCACGCTGGCCGTCGTAATCATCGGCGGCATCGCAGGAGCACTGGCCGGCTACTACGGCGGATGGCTCGACGCCATCCTCGCCCGGGTCGGCGACATCTTCTTCGCCCTGCCGCTGATCCTCGGCGCCATCATCATCATGCAGCTGCCGACCTTCCGCGAGAACCGCACGGTCATGACGGTGGTCTTCACGCTGCTGATCTTCGGGTGGCCCCAGGTCGCCCGCATCACCCGCAGCGCCGTGATCTCGGTCCGCAACGCGGACTTCGTGGTGGCGTCCCGCTCCCTCGGCGTTTCGCGGTTCTCGGCACTGGTGAAGCACGTTATTCCCAACTCCACCGCCCCCGTGATCGTGATCGCCACCATTTCGCTGGGCACGTTCATCGTTGCGGAAGCCACGCTGTCCTTCCTGGGCATCGGGCTCCCGCCGGGCATCATGTCCTGGGGCAACGACATTTCGGCCGCCCAGTCTTCGTTGCGGTCCAACCCCTCAACGCTGCTCTGGCCTGCGGCCGCCCTCTCCATCACCGTGCTGAGCTTCATCATGCTCGGCGACGCGGTCCGTGATGCTCTTGATCCGAAGGCGCGCAAACGATGA
- a CDS encoding ABC transporter permease — protein sequence MAGYVIRRFLQMIPVFFGATFLVYFLVFSLPGDPIAALFGDKPVNEAVAAQLRSQYNLDQPFIVQYLLYLKNLVTFNLGVDFSGREVSAVLAQAFPVTMRLAVLALLFEAVFGIAFGLIAGLKKGKIFDSTVLVVSLIVIAIPVFVLGFLLQFLVGVKLQWTSPTVGGDASWADLILPAVVLGLASFAYVLRLTRTSVIENMNADYVRTATAKGLSRPRVVTVHILRNSLIPVVTFLGADLGALMGGAIVTEGIFNVPGVGQRLYQSVIRGEGPTIVSIVSVLVFVYVIANLLVDLLYAWLDPRIRYA from the coding sequence ATGGCCGGCTACGTCATTCGACGCTTCCTCCAAATGATCCCCGTTTTCTTCGGGGCAACCTTCCTCGTTTACTTCCTCGTGTTCTCCCTCCCGGGAGACCCCATTGCCGCACTCTTCGGCGATAAGCCGGTTAACGAGGCCGTCGCCGCACAGCTGCGCAGCCAGTACAACCTGGACCAGCCCTTCATCGTCCAGTACCTGCTGTACCTGAAGAACCTGGTCACCTTTAACCTGGGGGTCGACTTCTCCGGCCGCGAGGTTTCGGCCGTCCTGGCCCAGGCCTTCCCCGTGACTATGCGCCTCGCCGTGCTGGCCCTGCTTTTCGAAGCGGTCTTCGGTATTGCCTTCGGCCTGATCGCCGGCCTGAAGAAGGGCAAGATCTTCGACAGCACAGTCCTGGTTGTCTCCCTGATCGTGATCGCGATCCCGGTGTTCGTGCTCGGCTTCCTGCTGCAGTTCCTGGTGGGCGTCAAGCTCCAATGGACCAGCCCAACGGTTGGCGGCGACGCCAGCTGGGCGGACCTGATACTGCCGGCAGTGGTCCTGGGCCTGGCGTCCTTCGCCTACGTCCTGCGCCTGACGCGCACCTCGGTTATCGAGAACATGAACGCCGACTACGTCCGCACCGCCACCGCCAAGGGGCTTTCCCGGCCGCGCGTGGTCACCGTGCACATCCTGCGCAACTCCCTGATTCCCGTGGTGACCTTCCTCGGGGCGGACCTGGGTGCGCTGATGGGCGGCGCCATCGTCACCGAAGGCATCTTTAACGTCCCCGGAGTGGGACAGCGACTTTACCAGTCAGTCATCAGGGGAGAGGGGCCGACGATCGTGTCGATCGTGAGTGTCCTCGTCTTCGTCTACGTCATCGCCAACCTCCTGGTAGACCTCCTGTACGCCTGGCTTGATCCGAGGATCCGTTATGCATAA
- a CDS encoding peptide ABC transporter substrate-binding protein yields MRVTRTSKMLSVAALAALTLSACGGGSDESAEGSGETEGSNNAAIITANGTEPQNPLMPVNTNEVGGGRIMDLLFEGLVSYDADGNTVNELAESIETEDSQTYTIKVKADQKFTNGEAITAKSFVDAWNFGAAAKNAQLNSYFFESIEGYDEVSAEGATADTMSGLTVVDDTTFTVKLSQPESDFPQRLGYTAFFPLPAGALEDPAAFGENPVGNGPYMLAGDDAWQHEIQIDLVTNPDYTGTRVPQNGGVTFKFYSSFDAAYADLQSNELDILDTIPNMALKTFKTDLGEGRFSEKAYAGNQTITIPGYLPEFSGEAGELRRQAISMAIDRDEITDVVFSGSREPATEFTAPVIEGYNDSIPGNEVLEFNPEKAKELWEEAEKVSPWPADQAFTIGYNADANHKEWVDAVANGLKNNLGIQAEGKPYATFKELRADATAKTLTGAIRTGWQADYPSLNNFLGPLYGTGAGSNDGEYSSEEFDNLLGEGLAAATPEDGAEIFNQAQEVLLKDLPVIPLWYQVAQSGWSENVDNVETGWNGVPVYYNVTAK; encoded by the coding sequence ATGCGCGTCACACGCACTTCCAAAATGCTGAGCGTAGCGGCACTTGCCGCACTTACGCTGAGCGCCTGCGGTGGAGGATCCGACGAATCGGCCGAAGGTTCGGGTGAGACCGAAGGCAGCAACAACGCCGCGATCATCACCGCTAACGGCACCGAACCGCAGAACCCGCTGATGCCCGTCAATACCAACGAAGTTGGCGGCGGACGCATCATGGACCTGCTCTTCGAAGGCCTGGTCAGCTACGACGCTGACGGCAATACGGTCAACGAACTCGCCGAGTCCATCGAGACCGAAGATTCCCAGACCTACACCATCAAGGTGAAGGCGGACCAGAAGTTCACCAACGGCGAGGCCATCACGGCCAAGTCCTTCGTTGACGCCTGGAACTTCGGTGCAGCCGCCAAGAATGCGCAGCTGAACTCGTACTTCTTCGAGAGCATCGAAGGCTACGACGAAGTCAGTGCAGAAGGTGCCACGGCCGACACCATGAGCGGACTGACCGTGGTGGATGACACCACGTTCACCGTCAAGCTCAGCCAGCCGGAATCCGACTTCCCGCAGCGACTTGGCTACACCGCCTTCTTCCCGCTGCCCGCCGGTGCACTGGAAGATCCCGCCGCGTTCGGCGAGAACCCGGTCGGCAACGGACCGTACATGCTGGCCGGCGACGACGCCTGGCAGCACGAGATCCAGATCGACCTGGTCACCAACCCGGATTACACCGGAACCCGTGTACCGCAGAACGGCGGAGTAACCTTCAAGTTCTACTCCTCCTTCGACGCAGCCTACGCAGACCTGCAGTCGAACGAACTGGACATCCTCGACACCATTCCCAATATGGCGTTGAAGACGTTCAAGACCGATCTGGGTGAGGGCCGCTTCTCCGAAAAGGCGTACGCAGGCAACCAGACCATCACGATCCCCGGCTACCTGCCGGAGTTCTCGGGCGAAGCCGGAGAGCTGCGCCGCCAGGCCATCTCCATGGCCATCGACCGGGACGAAATCACCGACGTCGTCTTCTCGGGATCCCGTGAACCGGCCACTGAATTCACCGCTCCGGTCATCGAGGGCTACAACGACAGCATCCCCGGCAACGAGGTGCTCGAGTTCAACCCCGAGAAGGCCAAGGAACTCTGGGAAGAAGCCGAGAAGGTTTCGCCGTGGCCCGCCGACCAGGCCTTCACCATCGGCTACAACGCCGACGCCAACCACAAGGAATGGGTTGACGCCGTAGCCAACGGCCTGAAGAACAACCTTGGTATCCAGGCCGAAGGCAAGCCCTACGCAACGTTCAAGGAACTGCGCGCAGACGCTACCGCCAAGACCCTGACCGGTGCCATCCGCACCGGCTGGCAGGCCGACTACCCGTCGCTGAACAACTTCCTCGGCCCGCTGTACGGCACCGGGGCAGGTTCCAACGACGGCGAATACTCGAGTGAAGAGTTCGACAACCTCCTGGGCGAAGGCCTTGCCGCTGCCACCCCGGAAGACGGAGCCGAAATCTTCAACCAGGCCCAGGAAGTCCTGCTGAAGGACCTCCCCGTTATCCCGCTGTGGTACCAGGTGGCACAGTCCGGCTGGAGTGAAAACGTGGACAACGTGGAAACCGGCTGGAACGGTGTCCCGGTGTACTACAACGTCACGGCCAAGTAG
- a CDS encoding NAD(P)-dependent oxidoreductase, whose amino-acid sequence MKITVIGGSQGTGAQLASLAQAAGHQVKVLSRSGRAPSGVSTLAGDATNPETVSAAVSGADAVAVTVGGAKGVPHQRAAVTRAVVKAMQAQGVRRLIVQSSLGAGDSSSQLPGPLGLITRVALAKPLADHNEQESAVTGSGLDWTLIRPTGLTDKDPAGTWRALEVGSAGKLRGSIPRRDLAACMLEILSDGSTVGKALGVSS is encoded by the coding sequence GTGAAGATTACGGTTATCGGCGGGTCCCAGGGCACCGGCGCGCAGCTGGCTTCCCTCGCGCAGGCCGCCGGACATCAGGTCAAGGTTCTCTCCCGGTCCGGCCGCGCACCATCCGGGGTTTCGACCCTCGCCGGAGACGCAACGAATCCTGAAACAGTGTCCGCAGCGGTGTCCGGCGCCGACGCCGTGGCCGTCACTGTGGGCGGAGCCAAGGGAGTCCCCCACCAGCGGGCTGCAGTCACCCGGGCCGTCGTCAAGGCGATGCAGGCACAGGGCGTGCGCCGGCTAATTGTGCAGTCCTCTTTGGGAGCAGGAGATTCCTCCTCGCAGCTGCCCGGCCCGCTCGGACTGATCACCCGGGTTGCGCTGGCCAAACCCCTGGCAGATCACAACGAGCAGGAGTCCGCCGTGACCGGCTCCGGGCTGGACTGGACGCTCATCCGCCCAACCGGTCTCACGGACAAGGACCCGGCCGGTACGTGGCGTGCCTTGGAGGTAGGCAGTGCGGGGAAGCTGCGAGGTTCAATCCCCCGCCGCGACCTGGCGGCCTGCATGCTGGAGATCCTCTCGGACGGCTCCACTGTCGGCAAGGCCCTGGGCGTCAGCAGCTAG
- a CDS encoding GNAT family N-acetyltransferase, with product MPRVDRPGGGAGHTAQGEVRATCWTAAQDHPVPDDVARLLATGPEWFGQPDSNAEYIEAAQTKETWTVRDDGGSVVGVTLVDRHFPHVAEIHLTVVDRAAHGSGAGTAMLAAIEADAVRRGVRLLEVKTLGPSHPDSGYARTRHFYEKWGFLPLEETDLWGEATPCLIMVKPLAPAPSC from the coding sequence TTGCCTAGGGTTGATCGTCCGGGTGGCGGAGCCGGCCACACGGCACAAGGCGAAGTTAGAGCCACGTGCTGGACGGCAGCCCAAGACCACCCCGTCCCCGACGACGTCGCCCGCCTACTCGCCACCGGGCCCGAATGGTTCGGACAGCCGGACTCAAACGCCGAGTACATCGAGGCTGCCCAAACCAAGGAAACGTGGACCGTGCGCGACGACGGCGGATCCGTCGTCGGAGTCACCCTGGTCGACCGGCACTTTCCGCATGTGGCCGAGATTCACCTGACAGTGGTTGACCGTGCAGCGCACGGCTCCGGAGCCGGGACCGCAATGCTGGCGGCGATCGAGGCGGACGCGGTCAGGCGCGGGGTGCGCCTCCTTGAGGTGAAGACGCTCGGTCCTTCGCATCCGGACTCCGGCTACGCGCGAACTCGACACTTCTACGAGAAGTGGGGATTCCTTCCCCTGGAGGAAACGGATCTCTGGGGAGAAGCGACACCGTGCCTGATCATGGTGAAACCGCTGGCTCCGGCGCCTAGCTGCTGA
- a CDS encoding putative immunity protein, whose protein sequence is MGSPQTLSDPDRRVIARWAAACAERVLPLYEADETAEETARDALARTRAYSAGSGTAGEEISKRLIVVKIANAATTPAGAAAARAVAQAAAVAHMGAHALGAAAYAAKAVSLSNVDQPEAVRREIRWQLANLSDGEREVLRLLPPVGTDSAGPLGEGLLFRGILGTAIREIQAEIA, encoded by the coding sequence ATGGGATCACCCCAGACCCTCAGCGATCCGGACCGGCGCGTCATCGCGCGCTGGGCCGCAGCATGCGCTGAACGTGTCCTGCCGCTCTACGAAGCAGATGAAACCGCGGAAGAAACAGCACGGGATGCACTCGCCCGCACCCGTGCGTACAGCGCAGGTTCAGGCACCGCTGGCGAAGAAATCAGCAAGCGGCTCATCGTTGTAAAAATCGCGAATGCTGCGACGACGCCGGCCGGCGCCGCAGCAGCGCGCGCCGTCGCTCAGGCAGCCGCGGTCGCCCACATGGGCGCCCATGCTCTGGGTGCGGCCGCCTACGCGGCGAAGGCGGTCTCGCTCTCGAACGTGGATCAACCGGAGGCGGTCCGGCGGGAGATCCGGTGGCAGCTGGCCAACCTGAGCGACGGCGAGCGAGAGGTGCTGCGGTTGCTGCCGCCCGTAGGTACTGACTCCGCCGGTCCGCTGGGGGAGGGACTGTTGTTCCGCGGCATCCTGGGAACGGCGATCCGTGAGATTCAGGCCGAGATTGCCTAG